A genomic stretch from Salvelinus fontinalis isolate EN_2023a unplaced genomic scaffold, ASM2944872v1 scaffold_1847, whole genome shotgun sequence includes:
- the LOC129850151 gene encoding uncharacterized protein LOC129850151 isoform X2, whose protein sequence is MLPEEREVPLVNLYLTTKRVEDIALRLVSLRQAFTTLLGSTLSRNHLFVAGKVLLGALVRANHMDEAKFIRTYNDFVDYLSDPSKRNDTERELAEAKIHHVNMIDVLFELVLFGMMTAQKSLMVHAGGFVEDLYALLYSFLPTAANMEPEADRYLLLLNSKQRGARLKPPRDAAKVPRERSPAQPEKSTVGTTEVSYFGHLLTATGIKPDPQKISTIKEMEPPKNRAELETVLGMVNYLAKFAPSLSNANAPLHQLLKQSSEFLWDKQHDIAFQKCERLDHERTRNNPCLLRPRQRAQTPSRRIEVWTRCSATARRKAHRLHFQISHRL, encoded by the exons ATGctgcctgaggagagggaggttccTCTGGTAAA CCTCTACCTAACCACCAAGAGAGTGGAGGACATCGCCCTGAGGCTCGTCTCCCTGCGCCAGGCCTTCACT aCCCTGCTTGGTTCCACCCTGAGCAGGAACCATCTGTTTGTGGCGGGAAAGGTCCTCCTGGGCGCACTGGTTCGGGCCAACCACATG GACGAGGCCAAGTTCATCCGTACTTATAACGACTTTGTGGACTACCTGAGTGACCCCTCCAAGCGGAATGACACTGAGAGGGAGCTGGCTGAGGCAAAG ATCCATCATGTGAACATGATAGATGTCCTCTTTGAGCTGGTGCTGTTTGGGATGATGACAGCTCAGAAGTCCCTGATGGTC CACGCCGGTGGGTTTGTGGAGGATCTGTACGCTCTCCTGTACTCCTTCCTGCCCACTGCTGCCAACATGGAGCCAGAGGCTGACAGATACCTGCTGCTGCTCAAT TCGAAGCAAAGAGGAGCACGACTGAAACCTCCGCGCGATGCTGCAAAGGTCCCGCGAGAGAGGAGTCCGGCTCAACCCGAGAAGAGCACAGTCGGCACTACAGAGGTCAGCTACTTCGGACATCTTCTCACAGCGACTGGAATCAAGCCAGATCCACAGAAGATCTCAACCATAAAAGAAATGGAGCCACCAAAGAACCGTGCAGAGCTGGAAACAGTGCTTGGCATGGTCAACTACTTAGCCAAGTTCGCACCCAGCCTCTCCAATGCTAATGCACCCCTGCATCAACTGCTAAAGCAGTCCAGTGAGTTTCTCTGGGACAAGCAACACGACATTGCTTTCCAGAAATGTGAAAGACTTGATCACGAGAGAACCAGGAACAATCCTTGCCTACTACGACCCCGACAAAGAGCTCAGACTCCAAGTAGACGCATCGAAGTATGGACTAGGTGCAGTGCTACTGCAAGAAGGAAAGCCCATCGGCTACACTTCCAAATCTCTCACAGACTGTGA
- the LOC129850151 gene encoding uncharacterized protein LOC129850151 isoform X1, giving the protein MEGKFALTPSLLTAGLVKVGRRTCCLRRGRFLCLYLTTKRVEDIALRLVSLRQAFTTLLGSTLSRNHLFVAGKVLLGALVRANHMDEAKFIRTYNDFVDYLSDPSKRNDTERELAEAKIHHVNMIDVLFELVLFGMMTAQKSLMVHAGGFVEDLYALLYSFLPTAANMEPEADRYLLLLNSKQRGARLKPPRDAAKVPRERSPAQPEKSTVGTTEVSYFGHLLTATGIKPDPQKISTIKEMEPPKNRAELETVLGMVNYLAKFAPSLSNANAPLHQLLKQSSEFLWDKQHDIAFQKCERLDHERTRNNPCLLRPRQRAQTPSRRIEVWTRCSATARRKAHRLHFQISHRL; this is encoded by the exons GGTTGGGAGGAGGACATGctgcctgaggagagggaggttccTCTG CCTCTACCTAACCACCAAGAGAGTGGAGGACATCGCCCTGAGGCTCGTCTCCCTGCGCCAGGCCTTCACT aCCCTGCTTGGTTCCACCCTGAGCAGGAACCATCTGTTTGTGGCGGGAAAGGTCCTCCTGGGCGCACTGGTTCGGGCCAACCACATG GACGAGGCCAAGTTCATCCGTACTTATAACGACTTTGTGGACTACCTGAGTGACCCCTCCAAGCGGAATGACACTGAGAGGGAGCTGGCTGAGGCAAAG ATCCATCATGTGAACATGATAGATGTCCTCTTTGAGCTGGTGCTGTTTGGGATGATGACAGCTCAGAAGTCCCTGATGGTC CACGCCGGTGGGTTTGTGGAGGATCTGTACGCTCTCCTGTACTCCTTCCTGCCCACTGCTGCCAACATGGAGCCAGAGGCTGACAGATACCTGCTGCTGCTCAAT TCGAAGCAAAGAGGAGCACGACTGAAACCTCCGCGCGATGCTGCAAAGGTCCCGCGAGAGAGGAGTCCGGCTCAACCCGAGAAGAGCACAGTCGGCACTACAGAGGTCAGCTACTTCGGACATCTTCTCACAGCGACTGGAATCAAGCCAGATCCACAGAAGATCTCAACCATAAAAGAAATGGAGCCACCAAAGAACCGTGCAGAGCTGGAAACAGTGCTTGGCATGGTCAACTACTTAGCCAAGTTCGCACCCAGCCTCTCCAATGCTAATGCACCCCTGCATCAACTGCTAAAGCAGTCCAGTGAGTTTCTCTGGGACAAGCAACACGACATTGCTTTCCAGAAATGTGAAAGACTTGATCACGAGAGAACCAGGAACAATCCTTGCCTACTACGACCCCGACAAAGAGCTCAGACTCCAAGTAGACGCATCGAAGTATGGACTAGGTGCAGTGCTACTGCAAGAAGGAAAGCCCATCGGCTACACTTCCAAATCTCTCACAGACTGTGA
- the LOC129850151 gene encoding uncharacterized protein LOC129850151 isoform X3, which produces MEGKFALTPSLLTAGLVKVGRRTCCLRRGRFLCLYLTTKRVEDIALRLVSLRQAFTTLLGSTLSRNHLFVAGKVLLGALVRANHMDEAKFIRTYNDFVDYLSDPSKRNDTERELAEAKIHHVNMIDVLFELVLFGMMTAQKSLMVHAGGFVEDLYALLYSFLPTAANMEPEADRYLLLLNDYCDTLPPKRDLDTNALHYFALNLKCLNSLSGKEQVSSMFCIISVCSNLVQYKVYH; this is translated from the exons GGTTGGGAGGAGGACATGctgcctgaggagagggaggttccTCTG CCTCTACCTAACCACCAAGAGAGTGGAGGACATCGCCCTGAGGCTCGTCTCCCTGCGCCAGGCCTTCACT aCCCTGCTTGGTTCCACCCTGAGCAGGAACCATCTGTTTGTGGCGGGAAAGGTCCTCCTGGGCGCACTGGTTCGGGCCAACCACATG GACGAGGCCAAGTTCATCCGTACTTATAACGACTTTGTGGACTACCTGAGTGACCCCTCCAAGCGGAATGACACTGAGAGGGAGCTGGCTGAGGCAAAG ATCCATCATGTGAACATGATAGATGTCCTCTTTGAGCTGGTGCTGTTTGGGATGATGACAGCTCAGAAGTCCCTGATGGTC CACGCCGGTGGGTTTGTGGAGGATCTGTACGCTCTCCTGTACTCCTTCCTGCCCACTGCTGCCAACATGGAGCCAGAGGCTGACAGATACCTGCTGCTGCTCAAT GATTATTGTGACACTTTGCCACCCAAGAGGGATCTAGACACCAATGCACTACATTACTTTGCACTGAATTTGAAATGTTTAAATAGTCTGTcagggaaagagcaggtgtcctcaaTGTTTTGTATTATCAGTGTGTGTAGTAACCTGGTACAGTATAAAGTTTACCACTAG
- the LOC129850151 gene encoding uncharacterized protein LOC129850151 isoform X4 translates to MEGKFALTPSLLTAGLVKVGRRTCCLRRGRFLCLYLTTKRVEDIALRLVSLRQAFTTLLGSTLSRNHLFVAGKVLLGALVRANHMDEAKFIRTYNDFVDYLSDPSKRNDTERELAEAKIHHVNMIDVLFELVLFGMMTAQKSLMVHAGGFVEDLYALLYSFLPTAANMEPEADRYLLLLNGGLMALLDDMFLAWYFNPESLVTELSSLLEYHLENLMASM, encoded by the exons GGTTGGGAGGAGGACATGctgcctgaggagagggaggttccTCTG CCTCTACCTAACCACCAAGAGAGTGGAGGACATCGCCCTGAGGCTCGTCTCCCTGCGCCAGGCCTTCACT aCCCTGCTTGGTTCCACCCTGAGCAGGAACCATCTGTTTGTGGCGGGAAAGGTCCTCCTGGGCGCACTGGTTCGGGCCAACCACATG GACGAGGCCAAGTTCATCCGTACTTATAACGACTTTGTGGACTACCTGAGTGACCCCTCCAAGCGGAATGACACTGAGAGGGAGCTGGCTGAGGCAAAG ATCCATCATGTGAACATGATAGATGTCCTCTTTGAGCTGGTGCTGTTTGGGATGATGACAGCTCAGAAGTCCCTGATGGTC CACGCCGGTGGGTTTGTGGAGGATCTGTACGCTCTCCTGTACTCCTTCCTGCCCACTGCTGCCAACATGGAGCCAGAGGCTGACAGATACCTGCTGCTGCTCAAT GGCGGGCTGATGGCTCTGCTAGATGACATGTTTCTGGCCTGGTACtttaacccagagtctctggtcacGGAgctctccagcctcctggagtacCACTTGGAGAACCTCATGGCCAGCATGTAG